In Pseudomonadota bacterium, a single genomic region encodes these proteins:
- a CDS encoding YchJ family protein, producing the protein MACICGLKPSTEECCGRFLKGEARPETAEALMRSRYTAYVNADIDYIMGTHDPTTVHTQERSYAEKWAKEAAWDGLEIVSTEKGGLTDTEGVVEFKARYRINNQPAVHHERSSFRKDGDTWYYVDGDLVKTQTVRREHPKVGRNDPCPCGSGAKYKKCCGKAA; encoded by the coding sequence ATGGCCTGCATCTGTGGACTCAAGCCCAGCACCGAGGAGTGCTGCGGGCGCTTCCTGAAGGGCGAAGCCCGCCCGGAGACCGCCGAGGCGCTCATGCGCTCGCGCTACACGGCGTACGTGAACGCCGACATCGACTACATCATGGGCACCCACGATCCGACGACGGTGCACACCCAGGAGCGCTCATACGCCGAGAAGTGGGCGAAGGAGGCGGCTTGGGACGGCCTCGAGATCGTGTCCACCGAGAAGGGCGGCCTCACCGACACCGAGGGTGTGGTCGAGTTCAAGGCCCGCTACCGCATCAACAACCAGCCGGCCGTGCATCACGAGCGATCCAGCTTCCGCAAGGACGGCGACACGTGGTACTACGTCGACGGCGACCTGGTGAAGACGCAGACGGTGCGCCGCGAGCATCCCAAGGTGGGGCGCAACGATCCGTGCCCGTGCGGAAGCGGCGCCAAGTACAAGAAGTGCTGCGGCAAGGCGGCCTGA